The DNA region AAGAAAGACGGCGCAGTGGAATTCCTGCCCGAGGGATTCGGGCGCGGCCCGGCCCTGGTGGAGCGGTTCCGCGACCGGGAGCATCCCATCCGCCGGATCATCTGCGTGGGCCAGGGAACCGCCGCCGTGGCCGCCATGGCCGTGGCCCAGCTTTTGCGCCGCACCCTGGCGACCACGGGCATCTCCATCGAGTCGTACACCGGCTCGGAGCTGATCGGGTTCATGGGCGACGAGCGCATGGACGACGTGTTCCTGATCCCGGTGTCGCAGTCCGGCACCACCACGGACACCAACCGGGTGGTGGACCTCTGCCGCGACCGGGGCGCGTGGGTCAACTGCATCGTCAACCGGCGCAATTCGCCGCTGGTGCAGAAATCCGACTCGTACATCTACACCTCCAACGGCCGCGACGTGGAAATGGCCGTTGCCTCGACCAAGGCGTTCTACTCGCAGATCGCGGCGGGCAAACTGCTGTCCCTGTGGCTGGCCGACATCCTCGGCACCCTGGACCGGCCCGCCATCCTCGGCGAGATCGAGTCGCTGGAGGCCCTGCCCGGCCGCATCGACCGGGTGCTCGAGACCAAGGAGGCCATTGCCGAGGTGGCGAGGAAGTTCGCGCCGGTGCACCGCTACTGGGCGCTGGTCGGCAACGGCTCCAACTGCGTGGCCGCCCAGGAAGTGCGCATCAAGCTGTCGGAATTATGCTATAAATCCATTCCGTGCGACGTTACCGAGGACAAGAAGCACATCGACCTGTCCACCGAGCCGCTGACCCTGGTCATGGCCTCTGACCTGCCGGAAATGGTGGTCACGGACACGGTCAAGGAGACCACGATCTTCAAGGCGCACAACGGTTCGCCCATCGTGTTCTGCGC from Desulfovibrio sp. Fe33 includes:
- a CDS encoding SIS domain-containing protein: KKDGAVEFLPEGFGRGPALVERFRDREHPIRRIICVGQGTAAVAAMAVAQLLRRTLATTGISIESYTGSELIGFMGDERMDDVFLIPVSQSGTTTDTNRVVDLCRDRGAWVNCIVNRRNSPLVQKSDSYIYTSNGRDVEMAVASTKAFYSQIAAGKLLSLWLADILGTLDRPAILGEIESLEALPGRIDRVLETKEAIAEVARKFAPVHRYWALVGNGSNCVAAQEVRIKLSELCYKSIPCDVTEDKKHIDLSTEPLTLVMASDLPEMVVTDTVKETTIFKAHNGSPIVFCAEDETRFDAVAEATIKVPRVGGGLDFVLETVAGHWWGVSAAKAIDAHAEPFRQARVLIAGMLEDTARFDRGELLVALNKCNERIASGATDSALPARVASSLANYMLWLVNQSEA